Proteins co-encoded in one Callospermophilus lateralis isolate mCalLat2 chromosome 2, mCalLat2.hap1, whole genome shotgun sequence genomic window:
- the Prr33 gene encoding proline-rich protein 33, which yields MLISAASVTLEARGPSPQRPPGPPPPLLPKPGKDNLRLQKLLRKAARKKMAGAAPAPPGAFRASLSPVSEASHDLEATTPCATEALHTVAPLPRSPHTPVIHHVASPQQRPTFSFSLTDHRALATHWEAPPRPEALAPEPTRLPSGFAPVSAPKSGGTHITRVLIQLTPSPHDGAPEPLKTASDGGPRAQDGDPAPVSHSAQSLIPVAHIRPLPARTQEASPGPEEPSVARPPCSFQASASRAASTRVVVPITPTYRSPGPLAAVAPEAECPEEPPRSSPALEAERISTPLGSSSLALPSGPHPGPAPKVAPKPRLSGWTRLKKQLMEDAEDPSFPESEPSLGSTQPAVPAVAGPRPPASRASRMWDAVLYRMSVAESRGCLAGPRGGSCPPAGLARLPFLYRPRFDARKLQEATRPPPSFHSNLELSPQPKNFNRTAAGWRLQ from the coding sequence ATGCTCATTTCGGCCGCATCAGTGACCCTGGAGGCCCGTGGCccaagcccccagaggccacctgGACCTCCACCACCCCTGCTGCCAAAGCCAGGGAAGGACAACCTGCGTCTGCAGAAGCTGTTGAGGAAGGCGGCTCGGAAGAAGATGGCAGGGGCTGCCCCCGCCCCGCCCGGAGCCTTCCGCGCCTCCCTGTCCCCCGTGAGTGAGGCCAGCCATGACCTGGAGGCCACGACCCCGTGTGCCACTGAGGCCCTGCACACGGTAGCACCCCTGCCCCGCTCCCCGCACACGCCCGTCATCCACCACGTGGCCTCACCCCAGCAGAGGCCCACCTTCTCCTTCAGCCTCACTGACCACAGGGCTCTGGCCACACACTGGGAGGCCCCTCCAAGGCCCGAAGCCCTGGCCCCAGAACCCACACGACTGCCCAGTGGTTTTGCCCCCGTCTCAGCCCCCAAATCGGGAGGCACACACATCACCCGTGTGCTCATCCAGCTGACGCCATCCCCACATGACGGAGCCCCTGAGCCTCTGAAGACAGCCTCCGATGGGGGGCCTAGGGCTCAGGATGGGGACCCGGCTCCAGTCAGCCACAGTGCCCAGTCTCTGATCCCCGTGGCCCACATCCGCCCGCTGCCTGCCAGGACCCAGGAGGCCAGCCCTGGACCCGAGGAGCCCTCTGTAGCAAGGCCACCCTGCAGTTTCCAGGCCTCAGCATCCAGAGCGGCCAGCACCAGGGTGGTGGTGCCCATAACCCCGACCTACCGCTCTCCGGGACCCCTGGCCGCTGTGGCCCCTGAGGCCGAGTGCCCAGAGGAGCCTCCCCGGTCCAGccctgctctggaggctgagaggaTCTCCACGCCCCTGGGAAGCTCATCCCTGGCCCTGCCATCGGGTCCCCACCCAGGCCCTGCCCCCAAAGTTGCACCCAAGCCGCGGCTCAGCGGATGGACGCGCCTCAAGAAGCAGCTGATGGAGGATGCAGAGGATCCCTCATTCCCAGAGTCGGAGCCCAGCCTGGGTTCCACACAGCCAGCGGTGCCCGCTGTGGCTGGTCCCCGGCCGCCTGCCTCCCGGGCCTCCAGAATGTGGGATGCTGTGCTATACCGCATGTCCGTGGCCGAGTCCCGTGGCTGCTTGGCGGGGCCCAGGGGTGGGAGCTGCCCCCCAGCTGGTCTTGCCCGCCTGCCCTTCCTATACCGGCCTCGCTTCGATGCCCGGAAGCTACAGGAGGCCACCCGGCCCCCTCCCTCCTTCCACTCCAATCTGGAGCTGAGCCCCCAACCCAAGAACTTCAATCGGACGGCAGCAGGCTGGAGGCTCCAGTGA